The sequence tttcgcggtagcgggaaaaatgacttttcgtggtggatttaaattcgcggtaacaccatagatgGCAGTCCAATaccataataaaaaaatgttcgcggtggatttaagttcgcggtgaagtggtcacattaatccaccgcgaacatttctgcatttacagtatgtgaatACAACGTTAAGCCCCCTCGAACATAAAAACTTAACTACATTACCTTGCCTGTTGTGTCCTATCTGCATCCCCCAGACTCTGACATGTCAGGATATTGTTGCTCTTGTGTGCCGCTGACAGACTTGAACTGAACTTGATGTCATGATGACATGATGGACAGATGTCATCCTGGCCCTCAACATCTACGAGGGTGCTGTTGGGCTTACAGAGAGTGCAGCTGGGGTTGGCCAATGTTTCAGCTGCAAATGCTGCATGGAGGAGGAATTGCACAATAGTTTACTGTTCATTGATGAAAACCAAGGTAAAAGATACACTAACAGcatgtttacaaaaaaaagggAATCCTAACTCTAAAAGGTTACTACTGTTATTAGTGTTAACTCATATAAGCATATCAATGCAATGGTAAGTTGCTCATGAAGTAAAACCAATATGATTTCTATTGATACCCTAAATGATTATTATAACAGAGCATCATTGGTATGTCCAAATGCATTTATTTTGACACCATGTATGACACATTTCTACAAATTACTGGACCCTTTTCGCTCCAAACCAGAAACATTCCAAGAATGTATCATTCAGATCAGAGGCTCAGACTATTCATATCAACTCGCAGTAATTGTGATCATTACCATTGACAAGAGGTTTAGCATTCTTCATTTGAACCAGGCGATACCGAATCCTTTCCAAAGGCTTGGCTTTGGCCATGTCTTTATATTGCACTCTTGTCAAGCTGGGGTAGCAAACATCTGGATCctgcaaagaaaaagaaatttaaaaaggTGAAGTTTACGAGTCCAATTATGTGCGTTATGTTTAGAATTTGATAAGAATCTACATGAACCTTGTAGACGAGTCAACTGCATAATCTAAGTCCAACATTTTTCAATTTGTCTAAAGAATTTCTGTACAAAGTGTTAccttgatgaaggttagacatccaggtaataagatacaccaagtgattgttactcaagcaactggatatgattttggcaaCGGTCAGACTTGTCAGTCACTGACTAATGATCACAGATGGTATCTGAAACgtgtgaacatttcaaaatcatttctgttgcttgagtaactactattTGTAGAAAGttttgttcagtcaaaaataATGATTCACCTCTATTCAACTTCCCTATCAATATAGTATCAGcagatatattttatatatcttATAAAACTACAAGATGAAACCGCAGGTGGAATATATACAGGTATGACATACTTGGCTCTGTGCGACGACTGTGTCCATCCAGGATAAGCACCTCTCCGTGGATGATTGGGACAATCTGATTGGTCCAGACTCAGTGGTTCTACCTGCCGTTATGTCCGTCCTGTCGTCAGGAATGAAACTCTGGTAGAACATGTCCCCTGCGGAGGTCATCTGGTGGTTGGAAAATGTGGGGATTTAAGTAGCTTATCAACAAAAAGTATGGCGTCGTGTTGGCATAGTGgctagggtgtttggcccagaactcaGAGGTCCAGGGTTCAAATCGCCTGACATGCaaccaatgttgtgcccttgggaaaggtattttacatatttttctcactcCACCTGTCAAAAAATACCCccaaaaaattacatgtaatacacaaGAGATATTACAGTCCAAACTACCATAGCTACAGCTTTAGAGAAAAGTTGTAAAAGGTGAAGTTACCTGCAAAACAGAGAAACCTGAGTCTTCGCTGCTGTGTCTCACAGAACACAATCCAACAAGAGGTCTCTGAAGTCTTCTCTCCAGAAATCTGTTGGAGAAAGTCCGTTGCTGCGGAGTCAAACGTGGCAGCCAACTGCCGACCTTGGATACTGAAAACGGTTGGGTCACAGACATGGGAGGGCAACTTCCCTCATTTACATACTGAAAACAGGTGGTTTCCTGTGGTCTCTGATTGGCTAGAAGGATCACATGACTGTTCAAATCTTGGGTCATATGGCTGACAATGTCCATGAACACTGGTGGCGACTTCAGCATGTGACTCCACTTCAGTAGAGCATTCTGGGGGAACCTCTCGTCAACGACGACCAGAGAACGTTTCATGGCGACGACATGTTGGAAATAGTTTGTGGGACAGACTCGGCTGAACATGACTCTCTCTCCCTTCATTGTCCACTGTGAAGGAAGTGAAAAGAGGGGTCTCCTGTCATGTTGTGGTCCTGACCTGACATCTCGAAGTTCAACTCCCGTGCTGTCGGAGTAGACCAGTAGACGGGGATGTGAGCCGAAGTGGCAGGCTCTCTGTGTGCTGTCAGACACAAAGTTCAGTGTGCTGTCCTGATCAGGAACTACCTGCTGTAACCTGAGGGCAGAAATGGAGGAGTGTGGGTCATGATCAGTCAAGGCTACATCCTGTCACTTGGGATCCCAGATGATCCTTTAACCCAGATGCCACAGTCATATTTCCAAACAGGGCCCGGCAGGGCTGTTTGCAGGACCGATAAGTAcaagtgtttatcaaggaatatacgTAAATCATGCTCATGACtaatactttttattttttttaatgttatgtgtatgtgttggCATATTTTGTAGTCTATTTTTTGTTGCCAAAAGCTGCCTGACTGAACCCTGGTTTGGAAACACAAgctaacacacatacacacgtgaAAACATTGTCAAAGGATTACAGTCAACATCTTGCTCTTAATACTCACCTTCCATTTTCCCACAGTAGATAAGTTGCCCCAGTTTCTGTAGAAATTACGACCTCCCCTGCGATGTAGGGGCTCAAGGCTACTGAAGTTGGGCTCTTGTCAAACTGCACTGTCTGAAGCACCTTTGCCTCTCCCTGGTCTCCCTCGGTGGGGTCAAAAGACAGAGTGGTGCAGTGGTAGTTGCTTCTCACCGCAAACATGTCTCTGTTCTGGACTTTTACAGACTCACACTGAAGAATTCTGCCATTCAGAGAAAACTGCTGAGTGGCGGGATCAAGCATGACTTCTGTGTTTTGGGAAACATCATTGTCGTCGG comes from Branchiostoma floridae strain S238N-H82 chromosome 2, Bfl_VNyyK, whole genome shotgun sequence and encodes:
- the LOC118409392 gene encoding TATA box-binding protein-associated factor RNA polymerase I subunit C-like; amino-acid sequence: MASDNETKTTEPTTEMSSSHGAFPSFSFPHDPKPTDETTGQRHHLFQEYGLYEAVDLRDGPDGLETLARKCHGTDKGGHKTFYAPEPTLPLLPSSQACSIHDVDQGDVVKQLYVTRPGHGKQHVTCTRVQDQIKYLYQCHGDVMFKTSSKLLWEYFIDMPAKKYTRVVNTLHSRGDGIPVRMPYVQKCASDFSSLLDDVLCDVPRELLENYINEDLMEWREQLISDSAETGGSMCYQELCSTAHGCKGAILYPSSPSLDVLNVGTLSVKYQTDDNDVSQNTEVMLDPATQQFSLNGRILQCESVKVQNRDMFAVRSNYHCTTLSFDPTEGDQGEAKVLQTVQFDKSPTSVALSPYIAGEVVISTETGATYLLWENGRLQQVVPDQDSTLNFVSDSTQRACHFGSHPRLLVYSDSTGVELRDVRSGPQHDRRPLFSLPSQWTMKGERVMFSRVCPTNYFQHVVAMKRSLVVVDERFPQNALLKWSHMLKSPPVFMDIVSHMTQDLNSHVILLANQRPQETTCFQYVNEGSCPPMSVTQPFSVSKVGSWLPRLTPQQRTFSNRFLERRLQRPLVGLCSVRHSSEDSGFSVLQMTSAGDMFYQSFIPDDRTDITAGRTTESGPIRLSQSSTERCLSWMDTVVAQSQDPDVCYPSLTRVQYKDMAKAKPLERIRYRLVQMKNAKPLVNAFAAETLANPSCTLCKPNSTLVDVEGQDDICPSCHHDIKFSSSLSAAHKSNNILTCQSLGDADRTQQARYDLNLIDPTESSDHLSTVLFKTWDGDYDQYFAEKSNKGGELSGTGEQMRPGKRKRRPSGDQVITSTPARPEATPLSFLSPISLPTPGGFSPSRFQAEDTDMSLSITPKPRASSGKAKKRKSIMGF